TCAGACAGAGAGCATGGGTTAAAACCCCTGGGACTGGACAAGAGGAAACCATAAAGGTGCCACTAAAACAGAAAGACTGTGGAAGGGAAACATGATACCATTTACAGCACAATGTCATTTTTTATGATAGATGCTTATCAGCTTACTTTCACATAAGCAATGTCAATTGAACTGAAAAGAAGTTTATATTGTCCTTTAGCCTTTTTACTTCAACAGTCATGTCAGCCTGAATTTCATGGCATTTTATGATTGCCCTtcatattttttaaagaattttatCTGCATACTTTCCAACTCATTAATGAAGGAGTGTCCTACACTGGTAACAGAAACCCCCTTAATAGGCAGCTACTGGAGTGAACTATCAGTGATATGAATCTTGAAATTCTGCTTGCCTGGATGTTTCTCCTGGTTCAGTGGTCCCAGGTGGTTTCAGGAACTCCCCCTGCACTCATCTTCTTGGTTGCAGCCTGGAAAAGGTTATACCTTATTAAGTCTGGCTCTTTGTTGTCACCGACCAAGCTCAGCCTGCAGGGTAGGGCCTGCTCAAGTCACCTCCTTGTTCTCTGTCAAAGCTACATCAAAATCAAGCATTGATATTGTACTGTATTCTTTCTATAAAATAGTTTGCTAGTTAAGTCAAAATGTGAAATTTGGTGGAATTGTAAAGCCTGTATGAACACTGCTGATAGAGGGAATCTGGTGGATAATGAAGTGAGTCTCCATCAATATGTCAGCTCAAAGTGCAGACTTGAGCAGTATGAATAGAGTAGGTAGAATGTGAGATGGATGGAGGATGAGGAGGGCTGCACTTGATGTAGACCTGTGTTTGATGTGTACGTCTGGCCTGGGGGCTGCAGAACTGACAAACTCATGTATTAAACCTGATGAAGGCCCGTGGTCGGCACCAGGTGGGGGACATCAAAGCTGGGCTGGTCCGTGCGCTGCATGCTTAGCATTGCTCGCCATGAGCAGGATACACTCCAGAGGATCGCCACGGGCAAATCTACCGCTTCAAAAACGAGCCTTGTACAGGAAAAAGCTCTGATGTTCTGCCAACACGCAGATCGTTTCTTGATTAGTGAGGAGACGGAGAGGGTAGTGCAGACAGAGGACGTAAAGCGAATCAAAATGGCCTCCAGGATATCATGGAGGAACTTTTAGTTAGCACTGCTGAAATTTGAACTGGATCTTATCTTGCTGTGTATGTACGTGTTTGCAACAATGCTCATGATGACTGGAGCAGCGTAGATTAGTGGGCTGTATCGTGGGAATGTCTGTTAACAGAACACTCTGTTGCTGTCATTGTGTTGGGTAAACAAGATGACAACAACATGCACGGCATTCCATGGGCCGCCTTGAGTCAGTCTCAAGGTGACCGTGGGGACACACAAGGTCATTGGGAGGCTCATGCATTGTGAGTCATATTATTGACAGCCAGAGTTCAAATGTTACCTGtaatgcaatgtacatgtattgtacattcAAGAATATATGCTTGTGATTGACCGTCATTCCTCCCTctgtaacaaaacaaagaaaccacGCTTCCAGTACCAATTCTTAAAAGTTCTACATATCCTTTATTATATGTTTTCCCTCAGATCAGCGAATTGAGCTGCCAGTATTTCGGGTGACCCCGTCCACCATGCAGCTGGTTATACAGGGGGACCCCCTCCCCTTCCAGTGTGAGGCGTCCAACATGGGAGCCTCCATGCGGATACGCTGGCTGCGGAACGGGAAAGAGGTGGTCGCTAACCGCTCGGCTGGTATTCACATCGAGACAGCACCGGCAGAAGGGAAGACGTTGATAAGGAGTTTGTTGACTGTAGAGAAGGTGAAGATGAACGACTCGGGAGTCTGGCAGTGTGTGGTCGCCTTCCCGTACGCCAACGATACGAGGAACGTCAGCGTGATGGTCATCAGTAATGAGCCAGTGTACTGTGAGGAGGAGACCATACGGAACAACAAGGGCAGCTTCACCTGGCCGCGAGTGCTGGCAGGGGTGCCCATATCACTGCCGTGCCCCCAGGGTGGGGGAACGGGGTACGCTGGAGGAGGCAGGGGGCCCGTTGCCACCAGGAGATGCACCAGGGAGGGGTGGTGGGATGAACTGGATGTGTCGCAGTGCCAGTATGTCAATGAAATCACCAGAGTCTTGGAAATGTTTACAAAGGTAAGACAATAAGCTCATGGACTATTACCGATACAGTTTCCTTGGTAAAGGAATGTTTGTGGCATTAAAAATTCTTTAAGCTTgttttcagtacatgtacatgtatgtgtaggtCTTAATGTAAATAAAATAACTGAAACAGATTTTGTATTCATACAAGCTTGCTATGGTAGAATATCTCATACTTTAGTATTCATAACTGTATAGGAAATGATTGCAGCACCACTTCTATGTGtatctgacatacatgtaaatgtttttatcaGCAACCAGTGAACACCACCAATGTGCTGAGACTAGCCAACCAGTTGAACACATACATGCGTGAGGCCAGGAGCTTCAGAGACAAGATGGACATCATCTACACGTCCAACCTGATGGACAAATTTGTACGCTTCACAGAGTCCAACAGAGAGGTATGTACGATAGATACATGGGAAACTTGTATTCAGCATGGGAAACCttagcctgattgaatctcgcttATATCAGCACACCCAACATCCGCCAACCTCCTCCGCTGgtggggccagttacagccccagacagcagagtttgtgttacacagactagggaAACTTTAAATCTAGAAAGAGCTTTTAATAAAAAGATGATTGGACAAAAACACCTATTTCACAcgataggtacatgtatttaagtgtcatttataatgtgtatgtttgtttccaGCTGGGAGAGGTGCTGGTAGACATTGCCAGTCACATGATGGACGTGGATGAGAAGACTCTGTGGGAGAGCCAACAGGTGGCACGGGCATGTAGCAGGTATCCacaccttacatgtacatgctttcAAATATGGGACACACCTACTACAGTTGTACATGTGCAATCAAACACAGTGCAAAACATTGGTTCTAAACTGATAAAGCCAACAAGGAAAGCTTTGTGAAAACATTTAAACCTGTCACATTAATTTGTTGAATTATGCTTATGACAAATATGACCTTTGTGTCACTCTTAAGTTCCTTTCGTGCTGCAGttgagtgtgtgtatgtcaaACTCCAAAACAGATGCTTGTATTGTGATGCCTCCTGTCATTTACAAGTGGTACTGCAGGACGGCTGTTGCCATTACACTCACTGATGTGTCTTATTTCCCCAGAATTGTGCAGTGTCTGGAGAGGCTTGCCAGTCAAACTCTTACCAACAAGAACAAGGGGATCAGTAAGCTGTCTGCAAACATCGCCATGGAGGCGTTCATGGTTAAGCCGCAGAGTTTCATCGGCATGACGTGTTCTGCCTACACACAGGACAGCAGCGCTAGTCCTCCATACACCGAGCAGCACTTCATTTGCAACTCTGGCAACATTACCAACATTCAAAACAGGGAGCAAAACAGGGTAAgactagagtcgattccaagacaccgtgcggatgtttgttgccattgtttagaattgattttaaagttttgtaattatatgtctaggacatttgatacttcagaaatatttttaacactgtttcaacttaacaaatatttccctggtcctgtaaaactttggaaatattcactGTGTGGAACTGGATatttctaatggtttctaaataatgataacagcattctaccattatttaccattttctaccattttttgtaaatggttcagtgggctgggaagatagcaattcacacacccttgcaaagtatggttgggtgccatgcaacattggcccaccacaaaggatccaccagtgcccagcagtgaaatctaaaaatatacagatgcaacaatggGACTTAcatttatgggggcaataaactaattttaccatttggcaaagtttacaaatatttgtaaatatttgtaaatgtgaaataatcacacagaggtttcacaattattccaaataaacatatttttgtactgttactttcaaaatgtttctaaaatattcaaagaaattcaaatagatgagtattttcttagtgaattttttaaaaagaatttaatttttgtggctcagatattcttttattcaaaataatttagacttattataaatatcgcctaaaagccctcatggtgtcttggaatggactctaaaagCCTTCTAGCACAGTCCTCACCAGTCTCTTCTCAAGAACACTTTGACCTATGAATCTTCATAGGTCAAAGTGTTCTTGAGAACTGATCAGCTGGCATTGCTGAAAGTTATCCTTATGATTCAATGAAGAATATGGAAAAGTCAACAATCTTTCTATACTAAAATAACTGTGTATGATAGAAGTTTTCTCCCTCTCTCGGCAGGTCCTGCAAGCCTCCATCCAGATCCCGCCCTCTGTGTTTAACCGTGTGCTGTCCCGGAGGCCAAAGAAACAGAGTGACAGCTTCAAGCTGCAGTTTGTGGTGTACAAGAATGGGAGGCTGTTCCCCAGTACTGGCAACTCTACCCACCTGGCTGACCAGAAGGGCAGAAGGACTGTTGTTACCCATGTCATATCCAGCAGAATAGGTGATTGGCAAGCATTCATTGAAATATCTTTTGCCATATTATATTGTGCCCCAGCTTTACATTAATCTTAAACTTTTAGTACTATTAACCATGGGGGATACTGGTACATGGGGAGCTTAGAGTTAAGAGGAGTGTATTGTATGCCCTTCTGGTAGTCTCTGAATGTACATGTTAAAACAGGATAGTCATTGATAGTTTTTGGTTTTACAAATGCacgtattgtacatgtagatggttgaGAATATCCTGTTAAATGgtgcacatacaaaatgtacctggtTTAGTTGTGGCAATTATTtggttaagtacatgtacctgtttccTCAATGTCTTCTTTGAATATCATGACATCTTATCTCAAACAACTGTCTTTCAGATGGTCTGGATGTTAAGAACCTGTCAGAGCCTGTTGTCATCAGACTGAGACCATTTGCACATGGTAGTGACATGGTTCCAGTCTTCTGGGACTTCACTGAGCTAAGTAAGTCAAACTTCAGGTACTTCATCCAATGTTCATGGCATCAAATGTCACATGGCATTCTGAACTTCAGAAACATCAACTGTAAATGCTTGTCATatacaaggtacaaatgtatttgggaAAACTAAAGTAGGAACTCGAAGAGATCAAGAAGATATTTCCTATGATGATCCCAGTTATTTGTGTCACACTGCTAACCCGTATGCTCTCTTCTCAACAGATGGCCAGGGCGGGTGGAAACGGGGCGGTTGCCAGGTGGTCAGCTCTGATGTCAACCTGACCACTGTCCACTGCAACCACCTGACAAACTTTGCCATCCTCCAGGTATAACTCTGCTCTCTGTCAGTCCTGTTGTTATCATTAGTTCACACATTATTTATTGTAATAGATTTCCCACAGCTACAAATGTAAGAATTTTCACGTCCAGTGTATTAACATACGTTGACATGACCAATTTTTCAGGACATGAATAATCCAAATGGGAAGGGCTACCCTCACTCCTACGGACCCCTGGAACCACTGCACCCCGTGGTGTATGCTGGGAGTGCCCTATGCATCCTGGGATTGCTTGCCACGTTGTTCACTTATATCATCTTCAGAAGGTATGGCTGTTTAAAACAAGTTAGACACTTACAAACATGCTAGGTTAGAGCAAGCTCTGACTATGTatggctggatggatggatagagaATGTGAGAACAACCAATTGTTCCTTAAACTTAACATAGTTGCTAAATGACAGTTTCTTTTCGCTAGCTAATAGTTCAATGATGTTTCGACCATGACAGGCATAACAAGTTCAGCCCTTTCTGCTCATTAGCAACTATGTGCAGCTGGAGGATCAATTGGCTGTTCTCACATTCTCTTATATTCCACTGACAGAAACATCAAGATCCCCAGGAGAAACTTCCACATGCTGATCAACCTGTGTCTGAACGTGTCGCTGGGCTGTGCGGCCTTCACCGGCGGGGTGAACCGCATCTACAACGAGAAGGTGTGCCAGGGGGTGGGGATCGTCATCCACCTCATGTCCCTCTGCACGCTGCTGTGGATTGGCATCGGCGCCAGGAACGTGTACAAACAGATGGCCAAGGTGGAGatgttgacccctgacctccaggTCCAAGTCCCCAGACCCATGCTGAGATTTTATTTGGTAGGATGGGGTGAGTGTTGTCTTAATTTATTTTGGTACCTCTTAAAATATGAATGGTTTGTGTTCAATGTTCccataatacatttttttcagctttTTTGTGTTATGTGATGCTTCACAAAATATACAGTGTAAATAAATGCATGTAGCACAATTAAACAATTCATATTACAGAAATTGctgatgattttattgataGTTACATCACGTCATGTTTTGTAATCCACTACTCTGTCTCCATTAGGTGTGCCCATGATCATCTGTGGCATCACAGCAGCTGCCAACCTGCACCATTATGGTGGGGACAAATTGTAAGTGCTATCCTTCTCACAATGGTATAGAAATATATCCTTGTGCTTGTGGATTATATACCAGTATAATGTATATGTAGGTTGTAAATGTGCATGGGTGGTAGTAAGTAGTGCTGACACCATGTTACAGAGTTAAAATGTTCCACTGCCTTTCCAGCTGTTGGATGGAGTGGGATGCCAGCCTGCTGGCCTTCTTCGGTCCTGCCGCCTTGTTCTGCCTGGTCAACTGCTTCCTGTTCATCAGAACAGCCTGTGCCGTCCAGACCGCGCCCACCCTGTATGAACTGAAGACCATGGTGGAGTCCCTCACCGAGCAGGAGCTGAGCCAGGCTCCCAGCGCCGCGCAGAGCGTCCCTGAGACGGAGTCTGCGGCGGGAACGACAGCCTCGTACCTCACCACATCGTACATCGACATGGAGCACAGCTTCAAGAACCAGCTCAGAAGTATTGTCTTCATCATGTTTAACTTCGTCGCCATGTGGGCGTGTGCCGCCATCGCAGTATCCCAGGATTACTTCGTGGACCTTATCTTCAGCTGCTTCTACGGCGCTGCGAGCGCCTCTCTCGGTCTGTTCGTGTTCATCCATTACTGTGTCACTCGTGAAGACGTCAGACAAAGCTGGAGAATGTGCCATTACCGAGAACCTAAAAATAACTACCACGTCACGTTGGAACCTACTGTCACGGCCAATGGCCACATCCAAGGGAGTAAGGCACATTCCCTATGTAGCCTGGAGTcttcacagacaaacagaacagCCTCGTCTGTTCCTCAACAGGCCAACAGGCCCAAActcacccccctcccactggGGAATGGACCCTCTGTGGGTAATGGGTCTGTGGGCAATGGCAGCTTCCCCGACCCCTCTGTTCACACCCACACTCACAGCCACAGTCATAGCCACAGTATACACAGTAGTCAAAGCCACATGTCCAGACCAAATGGACACATCCCCAGACACCCTTTG
The sequence above is drawn from the Branchiostoma floridae strain S238N-H82 chromosome 4, Bfl_VNyyK, whole genome shotgun sequence genome and encodes:
- the LOC118412849 gene encoding adhesion G protein-coupled receptor A3-like; translated protein: MAAAGGLVLFLVLVWLPSLPGLPLCPSDICSCSTSFRTVNGSKQADGRKVDCSRRGLDGPARLNTTLIPRDMTFLNLQGNDIAVLKEGVFTEMPVSNLRNLDLSDNGISTIEAGAFTGLGTLEKLDLSNNQLSIINSSMFIGLDGLQRLFLQGNHIRTLVEDTFSSLRNIKMINLQSDWLICDCHLKWFLKWTKKNKIRLSESTVCAFPATVKNQRFKKLRRSQLTCDQRIELPVFRVTPSTMQLVIQGDPLPFQCEASNMGASMRIRWLRNGKEVVANRSAGIHIETAPAEGKTLIRSLLTVEKVKMNDSGVWQCVVAFPYANDTRNVSVMVISNEPVYCEEETIRNNKGSFTWPRVLAGVPISLPCPQGGGTGYAGGGRGPVATRRCTREGWWDELDVSQCQYVNEITRVLEMFTKQPVNTTNVLRLANQLNTYMREARSFRDKMDIIYTSNLMDKFVRFTESNRELGEVLVDIASHMMDVDEKTLWESQQVARACSRIVQCLERLASQTLTNKNKGISKLSANIAMEAFMVKPQSFIGMTCSAYTQDSSASPPYTEQHFICNSGNITNIQNREQNRVLQASIQIPPSVFNRVLSRRPKKQSDSFKLQFVVYKNGRLFPSTGNSTHLADQKGRRTVVTHVISSRIDGLDVKNLSEPVVIRLRPFAHGSDMVPVFWDFTELNGQGGWKRGGCQVVSSDVNLTTVHCNHLTNFAILQDMNNPNGKGYPHSYGPLEPLHPVVYAGSALCILGLLATLFTYIIFRRNIKIPRRNFHMLINLCLNVSLGCAAFTGGVNRIYNEKVCQGVGIVIHLMSLCTLLWIGIGARNVYKQMAKVEMLTPDLQVQVPRPMLRFYLVGWGVPMIICGITAAANLHHYGGDKFCWMEWDASLLAFFGPAALFCLVNCFLFIRTACAVQTAPTLYELKTMVESLTEQELSQAPSAAQSVPETESAAGTTASYLTTSYIDMEHSFKNQLRSIVFIMFNFVAMWACAAIAVSQDYFVDLIFSCFYGAASASLGLFVFIHYCVTREDVRQSWRMCHYREPKNNYHVTLEPTVTANGHIQGSKAHSLCSLESSQTNRTASSVPQQANRPKLTPLPLGNGPSVGNGSVGNGSFPDPSVHTHTHSHSHSHSIHSSQSHMSRPNGHIPRHPLHRPSTRHRNPYHEAMKLMVKRPYGHDMATTPENSSRPESRASQPEVRPKKEENSRKSNGDSDVRNSNAADSDANTQKSYESHTTEPAGPADIELDDVLEASPEEGLLGEGESDDRVELDFRPSGSSGTMKSTMSLRNETSV